The Corallococcus exiguus genome segment TGAAGTTCACCTTCACCGGCACCATCACCGTGGCGCAGGCGCTGAAGGACGGGCACATCGAGCTGCGCGTCACCGACACCGGCACCGGCATCCCCGCGCACGAGCTGCCCCGCCTCTTCGAGCGCTTCCACCGCGTGCACGGCGCCCGCGCGCGCTCCCACGAAGGCTCCGGCATTGGCCTGGCGCTGGTGCACGAGCTGGTGCGGCTGCACGGCGGCACCCTCACCGTCCAGAGCGAGCTGGAGCGCGGCACGACCTTCACCGTGTGCATCCCCACGGGCTTCGCCCACCTGCCGCTGGAGCACGTGACGTCCGCGAAGAGCCAACGCTCGCTGCCCGCGGGCGCGGACCCCTACGTGCGCGACGCGCTCGGCTGGCTGACGGACGTGCCGTCCCCGCCGGCCAATGACGACGGGACGCCCCCAACCATCGACCCGGCGCCGCTGGGGATGGAGGAGCGCGGGCGCGTGCTGCTCGCGGACGACAACGCGGACATGCGCGAGTACGTGGGCCGGCTGCTCGGCGCGCACTGGACGGTGGAAGCGGTGGCGGACGGCGAGGCCGCGCTCCAGGCCGCGCTCGCCCGGCCCCCGGACCTCATCCTGTCCGACGTGATGATGCCCCGGCTGGACGGCTTCGGGCTGCTCCAGGCCCTGCGCGCGGACGAGCGCACCCGCACGGTGCCCGTCATCCTGCTGTCCGCCCGCGCGGGCGAGGAGGCCCAGGAAGAGGGCCTCAACGCTGGCGCGGATGACTACCTGGTGAAGCCCTTCTCCACCCGCGACCTGCTCGCGCGCGTCACCGCGCAGCTCACGCGCTCCCGGCTGCGCAAGCTGGAGGCCGCGCACGGCGAGCGGCTGGCGCGCATCTTCCAGCACACGCCCGTGGGCATCGCCATCCTGCGCGGCCCGGAGCACGTCTTCGAGTTCGCCAACCAGAACTACCTCAAGCTCGTCGCCAACCGGGACGTGACGGGCAAGGCCATCCGCGACGCCCTGCCGGACCTGGCGCGCCAGGGCATCTACGAGCTGCTGGACGGCGTCTTGACCACGGGTGAGCCGTACATCGGCCGCTCCCTGCGCGTCGTCTTCAACGACGGCCCCAACCAGTCCGCGCGCGAGGTGTTCTTCGACTTCGTCTACCAGCCCATGAGCGACGCGAAGGGCCAGGTGGAGTCCATCATCGTGGTCGCCTTCGACGTGACGGAGCTGGCCACCGCGCGCCGCGAGGCGGAGGCCGCCAACCGCGCCAAGGACGAGTTCCTCGCGATGCTCGGCCACGAGCTGCGCAATCCCCTGGCCCCCATCCTCACCGCGCTCCAGCTGATGCGCCTGAGGGGTGAAACGGCGGCGGAGCGTGAGCGCACGCTCATCGAGCGGCAGGTGACGCACCTGGTGCGCATGGTGGACGACCTGTTGGACGTCAGCCGCGTCACCCGGGGCAAGGTCACCCTCAAGCGCGAGCGCGTCACGCTCACCGACGTGGTGGCCAAGGCCATCGAGCAGATCAGCCCGCTCATCGACCAGCGCCAGCACACGCTGGAGGTGGACCTGCCTGACCGCGGCATGGACCTGAACGGCGACCCCACGCGCCTGGCGCAGGTGTTCGCCAACCTGCTCACCAACGCCGCCAAGTACACGGAGCCGGGCGGCTTCCTGGCCGTGACGGGCACGCGCGAGGGCCGCGAGCTCGTCCTCAGCGTGCGCGACACCGGCGTGGGCATCGCGCCGGAGATGCTGCCACGCGTGTTCGACCTCTTCGTGCAGGAGCATCAGGCCCTGGACCGCTCGCAGGGCGGATTGGGACTGGGGCTCGCCATCGCGCGCAGCCTGGTGATGCTGCACGAAGGCGCCATCAGCGCGCACAGCGCGGGCCGCGGCCGCGGCAGCACCTTCACCGTGCGCCTGCCCGCGCTGGAGGCGGAAGCCCCCGCCGCGCTGCCCACGCCGCAGCCCGGCGCGCTCGTCCCCCAGGAGCCCACCTCCGTGAGCGCGCGCGTGCTCATCGTGGACGACAACCGGGACGCGGCGGACGTGCTCTCCGAGTCCCTGGAGTTCCTCGGCTGCACGACGCGCGTGTCCTACGACGGCCCCAGCGGCCTGGAGGCGGCGAAGGAGTTCCGCCCTGAAATCGCGCTCCTGGACATCGGCCTGCCGGTGATGGACGGCTACGAACTGGCCCGCCTGCTGCGCCAGCAGGAGGAGCCCCGTCCCCTCAAGCTGGTGGCGGTGACGGGGTACGGCCAGGAGTCCGACCGCCAGCGCTCCAAGGCCGCGGGCTTCGACGCGCACCTGGTGAAGCCGCTGCACTTCGAGACGCTGGAGGCGCTGCTCAAGGACCTGACGGGCGACTGAGCAGCAGGCCGCCCGTCGTCCAGGGGACGTCCGGCCTCACGAAGCCGGGCCGGGCGGCGGCCAAGGCCTTATGCTCCGGCCCGACATGCCCACGCCTTCCGCGCCCTCCGCCTCCGTGGCGGACGGCGGACTCTTCTGCGAGCTGTACTGGGGCACCTCCCTGGCGGAGGCCTGGAGCTATGGCCCCGAGCTGGGCCAGGTCCACGCCGCGCCCGACGAAAAAGCCCCCCTGCCCCTCTACGGCTTCACGCTGCCGGAGGAGCCCTTCCTCCTCGCCGAACGCACTCCGAAGGGCTGGCGCATCCACGTGCCGCCGGCCGCCCGCGTGGAGAAGAGCCTCAAGGGCCACGACTTCCAACCGGTGGGCCCCGACGAGCTGACGGGCGCCCCGGGCCGCACGGCGGTGGAGCTGCGCGAGGGCATGACGCTGCGCCTCGTGGAGGGCGAGCTGAACCTGCTGCTGCAGCCGTCGGTGGTGAAGGAGCGCGCGGGGCGCTTCCGCGTGCGGGACGTGGCCTGGCTCATCACGGTGGCCATCCTCTTCCTGAGCGCGCCCGTCGCCTTCCTCGTCATGGGGCCGGATCCGGCGCGCATGGCCGCGAACAACGCGCGGGCGCTGCAGGTGGCCCACGACAAGGAAGAGGCGCGGCGCAAGGCCATGGGGTTGGACAAGCCGATGAAGCCCATGACGGAAGCCGAGCGCGCCACGCAACAGCAGGACGGCGGCGTGCGCGTCACCGTCCCGGCGAGCTTCGGCGTGCGCTAGGACGCGGGCTCAGGGCCCCAGGCCCACCCAGACCTCGCCGTCCTCGAAGTACTCCTTCTTCCAGATGGGCACGTCCTGCTTGAGCCGCTCGATGGCGTACTCACAGCCCAGGAAGGCCTCCTTGCGGTGCGCGGACGCCGCGGCGATGACGACGGCCAGCTCGCCCGGCACCAGGGTGCCCACGCGGTGCATGATGGCCAGCCGCGTCCCCGGCCACGTGCGCGCCACCTCGTCGCCAATCTCCGTGAGCTTCGCCTCCGCCATGGGCGCGTAGGCCTCGTACTCCAGCCGGAGCACGCGCCGGCCCTTCGTCTGGTCGCGCACGGCGCCGGAGAACGTCACCAGCCCGCCCGCCCCTTGCGAGGCCACCGCGTCCACGACCTCCGCGAGCTGGAGCGGCCGGCCCACCACGGAGAAGAGGCGCGGCGCCCCACCGGCCACGGGCGGAATCAACGCCAGCTCCGCGTCCGGCGCCACCGGTGAGTCCAGCCCCACGAACTGCTGCTGCACCGCCACGCGCAGGTGCGGCAGGAGCGGCGCCAGCGGAGGGTGCTTCGAGGCGAGCAACGCGAGCACGTCCGAGACGCGCGCCCCGGGAGGCACGTCCAACGACTCGCGGGACAGGCCCGCGCGCTCGCGGGCCGCGGCGAAGTACAGCACCGTGACGGACATGGCCTGCCTCCTGCTTGCGTGTCCCTAGCGCTCGCGCAGCACGACGCGGCCCTGGAGCCGCCCGCCGCCGTCCACCGGGGAGAAGTCGAGGAACCCGTACTCGAAGGGGGTGAACTTCTCCAGGAGCGCCGTCACGAAGAGCTGGCTCATCAGGAGCTTCGCCGTCGCGACGCCCGGCACCGAGCGCACCCCGGCGAGGTCCGCCCGCAGCTGCCCCATGTCCACCATCAGCGACAGGTGGCCCGGCCCGAACGCCTCCGCGCCGAAGCGCGTGCGCAGCGTCTTGCCCACGTCCCCCAGCTCGCGGCCGTTGAGCACCTCGCCCGCCTCCAGCGTGGCGCGCTCCGGGGTGAGCGTGAGCGACACCGGCTGCTCCATGAGCCGCGTGCGGAAGCGCGTGGTGCCGCCCTGCGCCTCCTTCTGGAAGACGAGCCCGTTGTCCTGCAGCTGCTTCTGGATGAGCTGGAGCACCGGCGGCACGGACGCGAGGCCCGCCTCCATCACCACCGTGCCCTTGGGCGCGGGGCGCTGGTCCTGGATGAAGCTCCGGAAGAAGGCCGCCGCGTCGAAGTAGACGAGCATCGTCACGTCGCCGCGCAGCGCCTTGAGGAGCGGCTCCGCGTCCAGCCCCTGCTTGCGCCAGCGCTCCAAAGTCCGCTGCCGCCGGGGCGACTCCGGCGAGCCGAACACCAGCCGCGCCAGCTCCTCCGGAGGCACCGAAAGCTGCGCCGCCGCCACCGGCCCCACCGCCGCGCGTCCCAGCAGCTGCGACGCCGGCCCCCGCGCGCCGCCCAGCAGCGGCCGGGACGAGGCCAAGAAGCCGTCCAGCTCCGCCTGGTCCGCCTGCACCGCGAGCGCGCCGAAGAAGCCGCGCACCGGCATGTCCTCCTTCTCCGCTTCCGGCACCGGCGGCGCGGAGAAGAGGAACACGCTGCCGTCGCGCACCTTGCCGCGCAGCTCCGCCAGGAGCGCGTTCTCGGAGATGCCCGGCCCGGACAGCGCCTCCACCTTGCGGCGCACGAGCTCCACGTCCGGAGACTCCGCCACCGCCAGCGCCTTCACCGTCTCCCCGGGCTCCGGCGCGTCCGGCGAATCCGGCACCGCGAGGTACACGTAGCCCCGGTCCGCGAAGAGCAGCATGGCGTTGCCACCGTCCACCGGCTCCACGCGCGCGCTGCCGTCCTCACGGGGCAGCACCCGGTGGCCGGCGCTCCGCAGCTCCCGCACCACGGCCGCGAGCGCCGCCCGCGAATCCGTCACGCCCAGGAGCGCCACCACGCCGTCGAAGTCCGGAAGGAGGAAGAAGCCGAAACCCTCCTCGGGGTCCACCTCCGAGGGACCGGGCCCCAGGCTGCGCAGCAGCAGCGGCACGAGCGGCGTGTCCGCCAGCGTCTGGCGCATGTTGCCCTCGCCCACCAGCCGCCCGTAGAAGTTCACCAACCCCTCCACGTTGCCGCGCAGACGGGGCACCCACAGCACGGTCTGCGCGTCCTCGGGCACCGCGCGGAGCACCGGGCGCGGCACCACGGTGAGCACCACCCGGGCCAGCTCCTTGTCCCCGTCCAGCGCCCGCACGGTGTAGCGGCCGGCGGTGGCCCACGCGTGGCGGACGCCCGGCACCGTCTGGGGCGGCGTGCCGTCCCCGAAGTCCCAGGTGATGGAGGGCGCCTTCGGGGAGGTGGAGCCGAAGGCCTCCGGCACTCCCGCCTCCAGCGTGCGCTCCGGTCCCAGGTCCGCCCTCAGCCCCCGGCAGCCGGAGGCTCCCAGGCCCACGGCGGCCAGGAGGAGGAGGAACGGAAGCGGGGACGGGTGCGCGCGCGGTCGGGAGGCCATGGGCCTTTCGGTTAGTAGTCCAACGCCAGACCGAACATCCAGCGCCGGCTGCCCAGGTTCAGGCCCTTGCCGCCGAAGTTGTTCACATCCGCATGCGTGTACTCGGCGAAGAGGTACGAGTGGTTCACGCCCAGGTCCGAGTCGAAGTCGCGCGCGAAGCGCGGCTCCAGCACGTCCAGGAGGAACGACACGCCGGCGGTGCCGCCCCAGCCCCACTTGCCGCCGCTGCCCTTGCTGCCCTCCACCTCTTCCGTGGCGCTGCCCTTGGTCATCCACCAGGGGGAGTAGATGAGCCCCAGCTTGGCGTACGGCACCAGCGGGATGCCCCAGCGGAAGGCCGCGTAGTCGAACTTGTAGAAGGCGTTGAGCTGGATGGGCAGCACCTTCAGCGCCGCCTTGTCCGCCGCCGCCGAGCCGTCATCCAGCTTGGCGTCCGCGTACTTCTCCCCGTAGCCCAGGCCCAGGCCCAGGCCCGCCGTGCCGATGCCCTGGTAGAAGAAGCGCTGGAGCTCCCCCTCGACGAGCAGCAGCGACGTGTCACCGAAGGTGTCCTTGTACGGCGTGTTGCCGTTCAGGGCCTTCTCGGTGTCGATGCGCGGCTTGTAGCCGCCCGCGCGGAAGATGACCGCGCCCGTGCGCGGAGAGCGCGTGGGGATGGTCACCTCCTGCGCCACCGCCGGTACCGCCAAGAGAAGCGCCGCGACTCCCAGGCCCACAGCCGTGCTGCTCATGACACCTTCCTCCGAGACGACAGCCAGATGCCCAGGGCGGCCAGCACCGCGCCACCCGCGATGCCGCCGCCGGTCGCGGCACACCCGCCGCGCTCCTGACCGCCATCTTCCACATAGGCATCGAACAAACCATTGCTCTTCACGGGCGTCGCATCCACCTGGGTGGACCCCGTGCTCACGTTGCCCGCCGTGTCGATGATGGTCGCCTGGAGCCGGTACGTCACGCCATTCGTGAGGCCGTTGACGACGACGTTGCCCTCGCCGGACGCCTTGGTGACGCGCGTCACCGGCCCCGTGGTGCCCTCCAGCGCCAGCGCGCCCACCAGCCCCTGCCCGCCGTCCTCCGTGCCCGCGTCCACGTCCGTCCCGGCATCGGTGTCCGTACCGGCATCCTCATCCGTCCCGGCGTCATCCGAGCCCGCCGTGGCCACCCTCGCCGCCTCCACCACGACGGTGGAGTTCGCCTCCGCGCCATCCACCTGAACCGACAGCGCCGAGTCCCGGGCGATGACCTTCGCGATGGAGGGCGTGGCGGGCGGCTGCGGGTCGTACTTCACCACGAAGGGGGGGCTGCCCACGTTGGAGAAGGTCTCCTGGCAATCGAACCCCAGGCTGCCGCCCAGCCGCCGCGCGGACGCGCACAGCTTGAAGGAGATCTCCGTGTCCTGGGTGTCGCACGTCGTCACGGAGCCCGCGTCCGAGCCGCCGCCGCGCGCGGCGAGCGCCTCCCCCACGGTGAAGGTCACGACGCCGTTCGTCGTCGTGTTGGCCGAGTCGAGCGAAGCCAGGACCAGGTCCGTGGACGCGGGCCGCGTGCCGCAGGACCCCGTGGTCACGTAGAGATAGATCGAGTCCTCACAGGCACTCCCGCTGCGCTGCCAACTGAAGCGGCGCTCCTGGCCACATTCACTCTTGGGCACCGTGACGGTGTTGTTCGTGGCGGTGGACGAACTCGTGAACACCACCGTGGGCCCCGTCTGGGCCACGGCCGTGGACGCGAAGAGCAGGAGGCCAATGAAGGGAAGGCGCATGGATGGGCTGGAAGCTAGCAAGGGCGGGGCCACCCTCAAGCCCCGTCCAGACGGCCTGTTTCCCAAGGAAAACCCCGGGTTCGCGCGCCAAACAGGCAAGGTGCCCCCGGGGGCTTTGCCAAATTGTCAGGCGGGGCGTTCCGCCAGCTTGAGGCCCGCGTCCACCAGGTGGGCGGCGGCCCGGCCGGCGTTGTCCACGGACGCGAAGAGCGTCACCCACTCCGGGGCCTGGGGGAAGGCGCGCACGCGGCCCACGTGGACGGCCGGGTCGCTCATCACCAGCATGGGCATGGGGTAGATGCGCTCGCCGGGGGCATCCAGCACCTTGAGCGAGGGAGACGTCTTCAGCGCGGCGCGCACCTGCTCCACGGGGCCCGGCTTCTTCAGCTGCACGTTCACGGTGAGGCCGTGGCCGTGGAAGGTGGGCACCTGCACGGCGGTGCCGGCCAGGACGGGCGTCTCGCCCAGGGCGGAGAACAGGCGCGCGGCCTCCAGCGTCCAGCCGCCCTCCTCTTCCGTCCACGGGCTGTTCACCATGAAGCCGCCCACCTGGGGCACCAGGTTGAAGCCCACGCGGTGCGGGAAGACCTGCGGCTCCGGCTCGCGGCCGGACAGCAGGTCCGCGGTCTGCTTCTCCAGTTCGGAGATGCCGCGCACGCCCGCGCTGGAGGCGCCCATCAGCGCCGTCACCTGCGCGCGCACCACGCCGAACGCGCGGCGCAGCGGCTCCACCAGGTGCACGGTGGCGCTGGTGACGATGCCCGGCAGGCTCACCACCCGGCCCTTGAAGCTGAAGCCCGGCCCCAGGGCCTCCGTGTTGAAGCCCGGGAGGATGAGCGGCACGTTGCCGTCGCTCCGGAAGGCGCTGCTTGCGTCCACCACCCACGCGCCCGCGGCCTGCGCGGCCGGAGCCAGCGTGCGGGACGCCTCCGCGGGAGTGGCCAGCAGCACGACGTGGATGCCCCGGAAGGCCTCCGCCGAGGCGTGCTCCACCTCCAGCGTGTCCTCGCCGTACTCCACCTCCAGGCCCTTGGAGCGCTCCGAGCCGAAGGCCCGCACCTGCTCCATCGGCACGTCGCGAGCGTACAGATTGGCCAGCACCTCGCGGCCCACCACGCCCGTGGCGCCCACCACGGCAATCCGAAGGTTCTCTCTCATGACGGGCTCCTTTACGTCAGCGCCTCCGCCCACGCGAGCACGACGAAGCGCCCTTCAGGCGGAGGCTTCAGTCTTCCTTCAGCCGCGCCGTGGGCGCGGGGCCCGGCAGCGGCGGGAACTTCGGGTTGCGCTCCGGCTCGGAGGCGCGGACGTAGTGCGGCTCCAGGGCGAAGAGCGCCTCCTGGGAGTACGCCTCCGGCAGCCTCGCCAGCCGCCCCACCTCCACCGCGGACGGGAAGGCCGGGCCGGACAGCAGCCGGTGCGGCGCGACGCCGTGCTTCTCCAGCGCCTGGCGGTAGTCCGCGAGCGCGGGGCCCAGGGCCACGGCCTCCGGTTCGGCGGCCATGCGCTGGGCCACCTCTTCCGGTGACATAGCCGTCTCCGGCGCCAGCGCCTCCACGGCGAAGCCCACGCGGCGGTAGGCGCCCAGATAGAGGTCGTCCTTGCGCGCCACGGCGAGGCAGAACAGCGGCACGCCCTCCGGTCCCTCCAGCGCCACCGCCGCCAGCGATGACGCGCCGGCCACCTTGAGGCCCGTGGCGTACGCCAGCGCCTTCACCGTGGCCAGGCCGATGCGCAGGCCCGTGAAGGACCCCGGCCCCAGGCCCACCGCCAGCCCCTCCAGGTCCTTCAGCTTCAGGCCATGGCGCTGGAGCAGGTCCCCGACGACGCCGGGCAGCGCCTCGCTCTGCTTCTCCGGCGGAAGCACCACCACGTGCTCCACGGCGCGCACGGCGTCCCCCTGGCGTTCCACCAGGGCAAGCGACAGCGTCAGCGTGGAGGTGTCCAGCGCGAGCAACACAGGCGACATCCCTTCTTTCGTTTCAAGGCACTCAGGCCGGAACGGCCCAGAACTCCACCGGCACCTGCGACACGCGGTCGCTGCCGCACCGGTACAGCCGCACGCGCGCCAGGCCCTTGTCCAGCATGCCCAGCTGCTTCGCCGCGGCCTTCGACACGTCGATGATGCGGCCGTCCACGAAGGGGCCGCGGTCGTTGACGCGCACCTCCACCTGGCGGCCGTTCTCCATGTTCATCACCTTCACGCACGACCCGAAGCGCTCCGTGCGGTGCGCGGCGGTGAGGGCGTTCTGGTTGAACTTCTCCCCGCTGGCGGTGGACCGGCCGTGGAGGCCGGGACCGTAGAAGGACGCGACGCCCTCCCCCAGGTAGTTGCGGGGCATCTTCTCCCGGCGCGTCACCTTCGTTCCCCCTTCACCGGAAGAGGTCTCCGGCGGCTGGGGCTTCGCCGCGCGCGACGCGCAGCCAGCGAAGAATCCCATCCCCAGCAGCAGGAGCGCGGTACGTCCTCGCATCATCACCTCGCTAGCGGGTCACGTCGTTGGTCACGGCCAGCAGCATGAGCAGGATGAGCAGCGCCAGGCCCACCATGTTCGCCACCTCGCGCACGCGCACGGGGATGGGGCGGCGGCGGATGCCCTCCCACGCGGCGGACAGCAGGTGGAAGCCGTCCAGCACCGGGATGGGCAGCAGGTTCATCACGCCCAGGTTGATGGAGATGATGGCCATCAGGTTGAGGAAGCTGTCCAGGCCCTGCTCGGCGCTCTTGGCGGCCAGCTGGTACATCATGATGGGGCCGCCAATCGTGCTGGGCGACACCTTGCCCACGAACAGCCCGCCCAGCACCTGCACCATCTGCCCGACAATCTTGGGGACGATGAGCGCGGCTTCCTTGAAGGCGGCGGCCGGGCCCAGGTCGATGGTCACCTTCTCCACCGGCGGCAGGTCCGCGCTGCTGTAGCTCCACGGGCGCACGCCGAACACCAGCGGGGCGCTCGTCTGGCCGTAGTCGTCGCGGGTCTTGAGCGGCGCCTGCGCAAGCTTCTCCGTGCGCTCACCCTGGGCACCGCGCCAGGTGAGCGTGAAGGGCTGGGCCTGCAGGCCGTTGAGCACCGTCGCCAGCTTGTTGAAGGACTTCAGCGGCGTGCCGTTGATGGCGACAATGCGGTCGCCCGGAACGATGCCCGCGCCTTCCGCCACGCTGCCGGTGGCCACGCTCGCCACGTAGAGGTCCACCGCCTCCGCGCCCAGCGCCGCCGCGCCCTCGCCGGGCTGACGCGGCAGGGACACCTTCACCACTTCCGGCAGCCGGCCGGTGACGGCGCCCACGTCCACGGGGGCCAGGCGCGCCACGCTCAGCTCCATGGGGGTGCCTTCCGGCACCTTGGCCACCTCCCGGTAGAGGGCGGCCTCGTCCTGCACGTGCACGCCGTTGACGGACAGCACGCGGTCAAAGCTCTTCAGGCCCGCGGTGGCCGCGGGGGACGTCGCCGGCACGCCCACCACCGGCGGCTGCGGGTAGGGGCTCACGCCAATCATCCCGCGCTCGATGGTGTCCACCGGGGACACCTCCGAGCTCTTCTCCGGCGTCACCTCCACCACCTGCTGCTGCCCGTCGCGCTCCAGGGTGATGGGGACGGGGCGGTTGAACTTGCCGACGAACGCGTCGCGCATGTCGTCGAAGGTGCGGACCGGCTCGCCCTCCACGGACAGGATGCGGTCTCCGGGGCGGACGCCCGCGGCGGCGGCGGCCATGTCCGGCGACACCATGCCCACGCGCGTGGACAGCGTCTCCTGGGGCCCAAGGAAGACGAAGAAGTAGACCAGGATGGGGAACAGCAGGTTGAAGGCCGGACCCGCGAGCACAATCAGCCCGCGCTTCCAGGGCGGCTGCGCCAGGAAGCCGCGCGCGGCCTCTTCCGGCGGGAGCTCTTCGTGCGGAAGGTCTCCGGCCATCTTCACGAATCCGCCCAGGGGCAGCAGCGCCACCTGGTACTCCGTCTCCCCCTTGGTGAAGCCGATGATCTTCGGTCCGAACCCGATGGAGAACTTGAGGACCTTCACTCCGCAGGCCTTGGCCACGAGGAAGTGGCCAAGCTCATGCACCGTGACGAGCACGCCCAGCAGGAGGATGAAGTACCCGAGGTTCAGGAGCATGGCCGGAAGAGTAATCGCGCCCCCCGGGGCGGACAACGCACAACGCACGCCGCAAGGCGGGCGGGCAGGCGCGAAATCAGGCACTTACGGCAGCAGGTGCCTCACGAACTGCACATAGACGAACACCAGCGGCGCATTGAAGATGAGCGCGTCGATGCGATCCAGCACGCCGCCGTGTCCGGGAATGAGCTTTCCGGAGTCCTTCACGCCGTACGCGCGCTTGAGCATGGACTCGCACAGGTCACCCACGGGGCCCAACAGGCCACCCAGGATGCCCAGCACCACACAGTCCCACACGGTGAAGATGGGGAAGAAGCCGAGCTTGGCGACGAACATGCCCAGCACGGAGCCGACCATGCCGCCGAAGAAGCCCTCCCACGTCTTGTTCGGGCTCACCGCGGGGTAGAGCTTGTGCTTCCCCAGGAAGCGGCCGGCGAAGTACGCCAGCGTGTCGTTGGCCCAGGTGATGGTGAGCGCGCAGATGACCCACGCGTGCCCTTCCGGCAGCAGGCGCAGCGCGGACAGCGCGGTGAGGCCAATGGAGCCGTAGAGGAAGCCCGTGACGAGGTGCGCGGCCCGGGTGGGGGCCTCCGCGAGCACGCCCCGGAACAGGTTGTAGATCCACGCGAAGAAGAAGAAGACGGACGTCAGCCAGAAGGCGGCCTCGCCCGTGCGCGCGGCGTCTCGCAGCGGCAAGAGCGGCATCACGAAGGCGAAGGCCATGCCCACCCAGGCGGCGGCGCCCAGGCGCTTCTGCGTGATGAGGTAGTACTCGCCGGCGCACACGGCCGCGGCGGCACCCAGGAGGATGGCGCTGGAGTACCCGCCCAG includes the following:
- a CDS encoding aspartate-semialdehyde dehydrogenase translates to MRENLRIAVVGATGVVGREVLANLYARDVPMEQVRAFGSERSKGLEVEYGEDTLEVEHASAEAFRGIHVVLLATPAEASRTLAPAAQAAGAWVVDASSAFRSDGNVPLILPGFNTEALGPGFSFKGRVVSLPGIVTSATVHLVEPLRRAFGVVRAQVTALMGASSAGVRGISELEKQTADLLSGREPEPQVFPHRVGFNLVPQVGGFMVNSPWTEEEGGWTLEAARLFSALGETPVLAGTAVQVPTFHGHGLTVNVQLKKPGPVEQVRAALKTSPSLKVLDAPGERIYPMPMLVMSDPAVHVGRVRAFPQAPEWVTLFASVDNAGRAAAHLVDAGLKLAERPA
- the tsaB gene encoding tRNA (adenosine(37)-N6)-threonylcarbamoyltransferase complex dimerization subunit type 1 TsaB — protein: MSPVLLALDTSTLTLSLALVERQGDAVRAVEHVVVLPPEKQSEALPGVVGDLLQRHGLKLKDLEGLAVGLGPGSFTGLRIGLATVKALAYATGLKVAGASSLAAVALEGPEGVPLFCLAVARKDDLYLGAYRRVGFAVEALAPETAMSPEEVAQRMAAEPEAVALGPALADYRQALEKHGVAPHRLLSGPAFPSAVEVGRLARLPEAYSQEALFALEPHYVRASEPERNPKFPPLPGPAPTARLKED
- a CDS encoding ATP-binding protein, with protein sequence MLQPPFPPVPPSEERHFAGGGEMGELVRSLDWSRTPLGPSRDWPVSLKTMVGVVLHNRFPMLMWWGPEMIQVYNDAYRPVLGRKHPGSLGAPGERIWSEIWDVVGPMAQGVLNGGPATWSENLALFLNSRGFVEETFHTFSYSPIPDEQGGVGGVLVTVRETTQEVQFDRQLRMLRDLAARSADAKSPEQACLTSLDVLAGNDLDLPFSLLYLLDANGDTARLAGSSRLPDTVLAALPTQQSLSSESGTDWPFAEAARTGDSVIVKDLGQRLHALPGGRWNTPPSLAVVRALTQPGQSRPSGFLVGGVSPRRLLDASYHAFFQATAEQVAASVANARAYQAERQRAEELAALDRAKTAFFSNISHELRTPLTLLLGPTEDALASPERTLQGDSLETVHRNAVRLRKLVNTLLDFARIEAGRVRAAYEPTDLAALTAGLASAFRSAIERAGLVLDVDCPTLPEPAWVDHEMWEKIVLNLVSNALKFTFTGTITVAQALKDGHIELRVTDTGTGIPAHELPRLFERFHRVHGARARSHEGSGIGLALVHELVRLHGGTLTVQSELERGTTFTVCIPTGFAHLPLEHVTSAKSQRSLPAGADPYVRDALGWLTDVPSPPANDDGTPPTIDPAPLGMEERGRVLLADDNADMREYVGRLLGAHWTVEAVADGEAALQAALARPPDLILSDVMMPRLDGFGLLQALRADERTRTVPVILLSARAGEEAQEEGLNAGADDYLVKPFSTRDLLARVTAQLTRSRLRKLEAAHGERLARIFQHTPVGIAILRGPEHVFEFANQNYLKLVANRDVTGKAIRDALPDLARQGIYELLDGVLTTGEPYIGRSLRVVFNDGPNQSAREVFFDFVYQPMSDAKGQVESIIVVAFDVTELATARREAEAANRAKDEFLAMLGHELRNPLAPILTALQLMRLRGETAAERERTLIERQVTHLVRMVDDLLDVSRVTRGKVTLKRERVTLTDVVAKAIEQISPLIDQRQHTLEVDLPDRGMDLNGDPTRLAQVFANLLTNAAKYTEPGGFLAVTGTREGRELVLSVRDTGVGIAPEMLPRVFDLFVQEHQALDRSQGGLGLGLAIARSLVMLHEGAISAHSAGRGRGSTFTVRLPALEAEAPAALPTPQPGALVPQEPTSVSARVLIVDDNRDAADVLSESLEFLGCTTRVSYDGPSGLEAAKEFRPEIALLDIGLPVMDGYELARLLRQQEEPRPLKLVAVTGYGQESDRQRSKAAGFDAHLVKPLHFETLEALLKDLTGD
- a CDS encoding molybdenum cofactor biosynthesis protein; protein product: MSVTVLYFAAARERAGLSRESLDVPPGARVSDVLALLASKHPPLAPLLPHLRVAVQQQFVGLDSPVAPDAELALIPPVAGGAPRLFSVVGRPLQLAEVVDAVASQGAGGLVTFSGAVRDQTKGRRVLRLEYEAYAPMAEAKLTEIGDEVARTWPGTRLAIMHRVGTLVPGELAVVIAAASAHRKEAFLGCEYAIERLKQDVPIWKKEYFEDGEVWVGLGP
- a CDS encoding PKD domain-containing protein, which produces MASRPRAHPSPLPFLLLLAAVGLGASGCRGLRADLGPERTLEAGVPEAFGSTSPKAPSITWDFGDGTPPQTVPGVRHAWATAGRYTVRALDGDKELARVVLTVVPRPVLRAVPEDAQTVLWVPRLRGNVEGLVNFYGRLVGEGNMRQTLADTPLVPLLLRSLGPGPSEVDPEEGFGFFLLPDFDGVVALLGVTDSRAALAAVVRELRSAGHRVLPREDGSARVEPVDGGNAMLLFADRGYVYLAVPDSPDAPEPGETVKALAVAESPDVELVRRKVEALSGPGISENALLAELRGKVRDGSVFLFSAPPVPEAEKEDMPVRGFFGALAVQADQAELDGFLASSRPLLGGARGPASQLLGRAAVGPVAAAQLSVPPEELARLVFGSPESPRRQRTLERWRKQGLDAEPLLKALRGDVTMLVYFDAAAFFRSFIQDQRPAPKGTVVMEAGLASVPPVLQLIQKQLQDNGLVFQKEAQGGTTRFRTRLMEQPVSLTLTPERATLEAGEVLNGRELGDVGKTLRTRFGAEAFGPGHLSLMVDMGQLRADLAGVRSVPGVATAKLLMSQLFVTALLEKFTPFEYGFLDFSPVDGGGRLQGRVVLRER
- a CDS encoding MXAN_2562 family outer membrane beta-barrel protein, producing MSSTAVGLGVAALLLAVPAVAQEVTIPTRSPRTGAVIFRAGGYKPRIDTEKALNGNTPYKDTFGDTSLLLVEGELQRFFYQGIGTAGLGLGLGYGEKYADAKLDDGSAAADKAALKVLPIQLNAFYKFDYAAFRWGIPLVPYAKLGLIYSPWWMTKGSATEEVEGSKGSGGKWGWGGTAGVSFLLDVLEPRFARDFDSDLGVNHSYLFAEYTHADVNNFGGKGLNLGSRRWMFGLALDY
- a CDS encoding MXAN_2561 family MXYO-CTERM-anchored protein, translated to MRLPFIGLLLFASTAVAQTGPTVVFTSSSTATNNTVTVPKSECGQERRFSWQRSGSACEDSIYLYVTTGSCGTRPASTDLVLASLDSANTTTNGVVTFTVGEALAARGGGSDAGSVTTCDTQDTEISFKLCASARRLGGSLGFDCQETFSNVGSPPFVVKYDPQPPATPSIAKVIARDSALSVQVDGAEANSTVVVEAARVATAGSDDAGTDEDAGTDTDAGTDVDAGTEDGGQGLVGALALEGTTGPVTRVTKASGEGNVVVNGLTNGVTYRLQATIIDTAGNVSTGSTQVDATPVKSNGLFDAYVEDGGQERGGCAATGGGIAGGAVLAALGIWLSSRRKVS